A genomic stretch from Candidatus Omnitrophota bacterium includes:
- a CDS encoding transketolase family protein — translation MTESLYAREVYGKTLVELGRKDPNIVVFDSDLSCSTKTALFRRDFPERFFNFGVAEQNMMATAAGLASCGKIVFASTFAMFATGRTWDQIRNSICYSNFNVKIVATHAGITVGPDGASHQALEDIALMRLIPNMKVIVPADGPETREAVMYAAAAPGPFYIRLGRVKVETIDGKPPYCFGKAYSLTEGSDIAIVACGIMVQEALKAGAALRKEGISCRVINMHTIKPIDADILIKAAKETKGIVVCEEHSVIGGLASAIDEVVAENFPRKVLRIGVKHRFGQSGSPQDLLKEYNLTAEDIVKTAKALL, via the coding sequence ATGACTGAATCATTGTACGCGAGAGAGGTTTACGGAAAGACGCTCGTTGAGCTGGGCAGGAAAGACCCCAATATCGTCGTATTTGATTCCGACCTGTCCTGTTCTACAAAGACCGCGCTCTTTAGAAGGGATTTCCCCGAGAGGTTCTTTAATTTCGGCGTGGCTGAGCAGAACATGATGGCAACCGCCGCCGGCCTTGCCAGCTGCGGCAAGATAGTGTTTGCCTCAACCTTCGCCATGTTCGCCACCGGCCGCACATGGGACCAGATAAGAAACAGTATATGCTACAGTAATTTCAACGTTAAGATCGTGGCGACTCACGCGGGTATAACCGTAGGCCCTGACGGCGCCAGCCATCAGGCGCTTGAGGATATAGCGCTTATGCGGTTGATCCCCAATATGAAGGTCATTGTCCCCGCGGACGGGCCGGAAACGCGTGAGGCCGTGATGTATGCCGCGGCCGCGCCCGGGCCGTTTTATATCAGGCTGGGAAGGGTAAAGGTTGAAACGATCGACGGCAAGCCGCCTTACTGTTTCGGCAAGGCATATTCTTTGACCGAGGGCAGCGACATAGCTATAGTTGCCTGCGGCATTATGGTGCAAGAGGCGTTGAAGGCGGGCGCCGCCTTGAGAAAAGAAGGCATTTCCTGCCGCGTGATCAATATGCACACGATCAAACCGATCGATGCCGATATATTGATAAAGGCGGCGAAAGAGACAAAAGGCATAGTCGTTTGTGAAGAGCATTCCGTAATAGGGGGCCTTGCCTCCGCCATAGACGAGGTAGTGGCTGAAAACTTTCCCAGAAAGGTATTGAGAATAGGCGTGAAGCATAGATTCGGCCAGTCAGGCAGCCCGCAGGACCTGCTCAAAGAATATAACCTGACGGCGGAGGATATAGTAAAGACGGCAAAAGCACTGCTTTGA
- a CDS encoding 50S ribosomal protein L25, with product MEELILQIEPRKEVGKSDVGKMRREGFVPAVVYGEGKKTEPVKISSHELFKFIHAHRLENVIINLMPKGASGKEKGKQVIIKEIQYHPVDGDIVHIDFHQLSLTKAIQVKVSVEARGDAVGVKAEGGVLEHNLWDIEIECLPTQIPPKFEVDVSNMKIGDVVHIKDMAFSPDIKVLHDPDTIVLSIVHPVKVEEAAAPEEAAAEAQEPEVIKKEKKEGEEGEAAPEEKKEEKKPQKEEKKGA from the coding sequence ATGGAAGAATTAATACTGCAGATAGAACCACGTAAGGAAGTCGGCAAAAGCGACGTAGGCAAGATGAGGCGCGAGGGCTTTGTGCCCGCCGTAGTGTACGGAGAAGGCAAGAAGACCGAGCCGGTCAAGATATCGTCTCATGAACTGTTCAAGTTTATACACGCGCACCGCCTTGAGAACGTCATAATAAACCTCATGCCTAAGGGCGCCTCCGGCAAGGAAAAAGGCAAACAGGTGATAATAAAAGAGATACAGTATCACCCCGTGGACGGCGATATCGTGCACATAGATTTTCACCAGTTGTCCCTCACAAAGGCGATCCAGGTCAAGGTCAGCGTTGAGGCCAGGGGCGACGCGGTAGGCGTTAAGGCGGAGGGCGGCGTGCTTGAACATAATCTCTGGGACATAGAGATCGAATGCCTTCCTACGCAGATCCCGCCTAAGTTTGAAGTGGATGTGAGCAATATGAAGATAGGTGATGTAGTGCATATAAAGGATATGGCCTTTTCTCCGGATATAAAGGTATTGCATGACCCTGATACAATAGTGTTGTCTATCGTGCATCCGGTCAAGGTGGAAGAGGCGGCCGCGCCTGAAGAGGCGGCTGCCGAGGCGCAGGAACCGGAAGTCATAAAGAAGGAAAAGAAGGAAGGGGAAGAGGGAGAGGCCGCGCCTGAAGAAAAGAAGGAAGAGAAGAAGCCGCAGAAAGAAGAGAAAAAGGGCGCTTAA
- the pth gene encoding aminoacyl-tRNA hydrolase — MKLIVGLGNPGPRYANTRHNFGSIVVKALAKEYKAAFAADSRSHSRKAKINTEAGPALIALPDTYMNLSGVAVASLVKRYTDELDELLVVADDVSIPFGDMRLRKKGGAGGHKGLGSVIEALGSKEFARLRLGILPEKETGGDLSDFVLAGFNRQEWKNIGAVIDNAVMCIQEWMDKGVDSAMNKYNGKTPAV; from the coding sequence TTGAAGCTTATTGTGGGTCTGGGCAATCCCGGGCCGAGATACGCGAACACCAGGCATAATTTCGGCTCCATAGTAGTAAAGGCGCTGGCAAAGGAATACAAGGCGGCATTCGCGGCCGACAGTCGCAGCCATAGCCGTAAGGCAAAGATCAACACCGAGGCAGGGCCGGCCTTGATCGCGCTGCCCGATACTTATATGAACCTTTCCGGCGTGGCAGTTGCCTCGCTCGTTAAGAGATACACGGATGAACTGGATGAGCTTTTGGTAGTGGCGGATGATGTGAGTATCCCCTTTGGCGATATGCGCCTCAGGAAAAAGGGAGGCGCCGGGGGCCACAAGGGGCTTGGATCCGTAATAGAGGCGTTGGGTTCTAAAGAGTTCGCGCGGCTGCGCCTCGGGATCTTGCCTGAGAAGGAAACGGGCGGGGATCTGAGCGATTTTGTGCTGGCGGGTTTTAACAGGCAGGAATGGAAGAATATAGGGGCGGTAATTGATAACGCCGTTATGTGTATCCAGGAATGGATGGACAAGGGCGTTGATTCCGCCATGAACAAATACAACGGGAAGACGCCCGCTGTATAA
- a CDS encoding SurA N-terminal domain-containing protein: MLSILHKKKVQKRILIGLAVIIIPAFVFWGAGSAIRSKNEPTHAGTAFGRKITFSEYQDSLNAVRNLALMRFGEEFEKIKDYLNLNAQAWERILLLEEAKKRKIKISDTKVIESVRAFPFFQENGGFNKERYENVLHYSFLASPRKFEEQIRSSLMIEELYKRLTGDISVNEEEAAREYKKSNEKVKVEYIAALPGSFTAGIEVSDEELRDFLNKNPQSFRIGLAVNVEYIGLDHPADATEEMKEQAHKKMREISSKVSENDDLKKAAEENNLRIKETGFISTQEPIPGIGFSPNVFEEISRLKKGRVSGAIPTAVGVYILKIKDRKENYLPPFEEIKNKVRETLIYDLAKEEAREKLAECLQKIDKFKEGKKDIDLGRMADEFGLKKGNTEPFGRDSYIPEIGNYKGFWEAAFNLKKKGEISPLLETPSGFYVLKLNEFIGVDEGKFAKEKEAFSKRLLEEKKEKFFQGLLAELHKKANLQILSR, encoded by the coding sequence ATGCTAAGCATACTACACAAGAAAAAGGTGCAAAAAAGGATACTCATCGGGCTGGCCGTCATCATCATCCCCGCCTTTGTGTTCTGGGGCGCGGGCAGCGCGATAAGAAGCAAGAACGAGCCCACGCACGCCGGGACCGCCTTCGGCAGGAAGATCACCTTCAGCGAATACCAGGACAGCTTAAACGCCGTGAGGAACCTTGCCTTGATGAGATTCGGCGAAGAATTTGAAAAGATAAAGGACTACCTGAACCTGAACGCGCAGGCATGGGAAAGGATACTGCTGCTGGAAGAGGCGAAAAAAAGAAAAATAAAGATATCCGATACAAAGGTCATAGAAAGCGTGCGCGCCTTCCCCTTCTTCCAGGAAAACGGCGGCTTCAACAAAGAAAGATACGAGAACGTGCTGCACTACTCCTTCCTCGCCTCCCCCAGAAAATTTGAAGAGCAGATCAGGTCATCGCTTATGATAGAAGAATTATACAAGCGGCTCACCGGGGATATATCCGTGAACGAAGAAGAGGCGGCGCGGGAATACAAAAAAAGCAACGAAAAAGTAAAGGTAGAATATATCGCGGCGCTCCCCGGCTCCTTCACCGCCGGCATAGAGGTCTCCGACGAAGAATTAAGGGATTTCCTCAATAAGAACCCGCAAAGCTTCCGCATAGGCCTGGCGGTAAATGTAGAGTATATCGGCCTTGATCACCCCGCTGATGCCACGGAAGAGATGAAAGAGCAGGCCCACAAAAAAATGCGGGAGATCTCAAGCAAGGTCTCTGAAAATGACGACCTGAAGAAGGCGGCGGAAGAAAATAACCTGAGGATAAAAGAGACCGGATTTATCAGCACGCAGGAGCCCATACCCGGCATAGGATTCTCCCCTAATGTGTTTGAGGAGATCTCCCGCCTTAAAAAAGGCCGCGTAAGCGGCGCCATACCCACGGCCGTGGGCGTCTATATCCTGAAAATAAAAGACAGAAAAGAAAACTACCTGCCCCCATTTGAGGAAATAAAGAACAAGGTCAGGGAGACGCTTATATATGACCTGGCTAAAGAAGAGGCCAGGGAAAAACTTGCCGAATGCCTTCAGAAGATAGACAAATTCAAAGAAGGCAAAAAGGATATTGACCTGGGGCGGATGGCGGATGAATTCGGCCTGAAAAAGGGAAATACCGAGCCGTTTGGCCGCGACAGTTATATACCGGAGATAGGCAACTATAAAGGATTCTGGGAGGCGGCGTTCAACCTGAAGAAAAAAGGCGAGATAAGCCCCCTGCTGGAAACGCCTTCCGGCTTCTATGTATTGAAGTTAAATGAATTTATCGGCGTGGATGAAGGAAAATTCGCGAAAGAAAAGGAGGCGTTCAGTAAACGCCTCCTTGAAGAAAAGAAAGAGAAATTCTTTCAGGGCCTGCTCGCCGAGCTGCATAAAAAAGCCAACCTGCAGATCTTAAGCCGGTAA
- a CDS encoding NTP transferase domain-containing protein produces MNKNIAVIILAAGKGTRMKSDTPKVMHPLCGRPMLSYVFDLARGLGAKKTVVVLGHQHREIRRIVPAGVKIVLQDKLLGTGDAVKRALGALAGFKGSVLILYGDIPLLKKESVKGLLKFHTGNAIDATVLTALAGDPSGYGRILRDKCRAVRGIVEEADANDAEKNINEINTGIICFSKERLSGVFKYLKADNRKKEYYLTDIISVFYEKGLLVEAIRIKDAEEAMGINSRLDLSRASAAMRRRINHDLMDKGVTIASPEHTFINYGVKIGKGSVIYPFTVIENNVIIGRNCSIGPFCHLRDSVTLKDGTSAGNFAELVRTRVGKNTLIKHFSYLGDADIGAGVNIGAGCVVANFDGAGKHNTKIGSRAFIGSDSVLVAPVEIGRGARTGAGCVVTRDVAADSVVVGVPARPYTPRSKKR; encoded by the coding sequence ATGAATAAAAACATAGCGGTCATAATTTTAGCGGCGGGAAAAGGCACGAGGATGAAGTCGGACACCCCCAAGGTCATGCATCCTTTATGCGGCAGGCCGATGTTGAGCTATGTCTTTGACCTGGCGCGCGGCCTGGGCGCGAAAAAGACGGTTGTCGTATTGGGGCATCAGCATAGAGAGATAAGGAGGATAGTCCCCGCCGGCGTAAAGATCGTCCTGCAGGATAAACTCCTGGGCACAGGAGACGCGGTTAAAAGGGCGCTTGGGGCGCTGGCAGGCTTCAAGGGAAGCGTTTTAATACTTTACGGCGACATCCCCTTATTGAAGAAAGAGAGCGTCAAAGGGCTTCTGAAATTCCATACCGGAAATGCCATAGACGCTACGGTCCTGACGGCGCTGGCCGGCGACCCCTCCGGTTATGGCAGGATCTTAAGGGACAAATGCCGCGCCGTCCGCGGCATAGTGGAAGAGGCGGACGCCAACGACGCCGAAAAGAACATCAATGAGATCAACACCGGCATAATCTGTTTCAGCAAGGAACGGCTATCCGGCGTTTTTAAATACCTCAAGGCCGACAACCGCAAGAAGGAATATTATCTTACCGATATAATCAGTGTCTTTTACGAAAAAGGGCTTTTGGTTGAGGCGATAAGGATAAAAGACGCTGAAGAGGCGATGGGGATCAATTCGCGCCTTGATCTAAGCCGCGCGAGCGCGGCCATGCGGCGCAGGATAAACCACGATTTAATGGATAAGGGCGTGACGATCGCCTCCCCGGAGCACACATTTATCAATTACGGCGTTAAGATAGGCAAGGGGAGCGTAATTTATCCCTTTACAGTAATAGAGAACAATGTTATAATTGGACGCAATTGCTCAATAGGGCCTTTCTGTCATTTAAGGGACTCTGTAACGCTCAAAGATGGAACGTCGGCAGGCAATTTCGCCGAACTCGTCCGCACGCGGGTAGGCAAAAATACCCTGATAAAACATTTTAGTTACTTAGGAGACGCCGATATAGGGGCGGGAGTAAATATCGGGGCCGGATGCGTTGTTGCCAATTTTGACGGCGCGGGGAAGCATAATACGAAGATCGGCAGCCGCGCGTTTATCGGCTCTGATTCGGTCCTGGTGGCGCCGGTAGAGATAGGCAGGGGCGCCAGGACAGGCGCCGGATGCGTGGTCACCAGGGACGTGGCCGCGGACAGCGTAGTGGTGGGAGTGCCCGCGCGGCCTTATACCCCAAGGAGTAAAAAAAGATGA
- a CDS encoding ribose-phosphate pyrophosphokinase translates to MKDHISVFSGNANRKLAEDICGYLKVPLAKALVGRFSEGEIRVKIEDNVRGKDVFVVQPTCSPPNDNLMELLIMIDALKRASASRITAVMPYFGYARQDRKDQPRVPITAKLIANLLTVAGSDRVLTMDLHAGQIQGFFDIPVDHLFAVGVLIEEFKAMGLENVVVVSPDVGSIKMSRAYAKRLNSRLAIIDKRRIDPEDTEAMHIMGEVKGSDAIIVDDLIATGSSLLEAVTKLKEEGARDVYAAVTHGVLSGPAIEKIDKCQALKQLMITDSIPLENHKRHSKIKVLSVAPLLGEAIKRIYNEESISCLFD, encoded by the coding sequence ATGAAGGATCATATTTCGGTTTTCAGCGGCAATGCCAACAGAAAACTGGCGGAGGACATCTGTGGTTATTTGAAGGTCCCGCTCGCGAAGGCGCTGGTAGGCAGGTTCAGCGAAGGCGAGATAAGGGTAAAGATAGAGGACAATGTGCGGGGCAAGGATGTCTTTGTTGTCCAGCCCACGTGTTCTCCTCCCAATGATAATTTAATGGAGCTGCTTATAATGATCGACGCCTTAAAGCGGGCTTCCGCCAGCAGGATAACGGCGGTGATGCCCTATTTCGGCTACGCCCGCCAGGACAGGAAAGATCAGCCGCGCGTGCCCATAACCGCCAAGCTGATCGCCAATCTTCTGACGGTGGCCGGCAGCGACAGGGTGTTGACTATGGACCTGCACGCCGGGCAGATCCAGGGTTTTTTTGACATACCGGTAGACCACCTCTTCGCCGTGGGCGTGCTCATAGAGGAATTCAAGGCCATGGGCCTGGAGAACGTCGTAGTCGTATCGCCGGACGTAGGCAGCATTAAAATGTCGCGCGCCTACGCCAAGCGCCTGAATTCCCGTTTAGCCATAATCGACAAAAGGCGCATTGACCCCGAGGATACAGAGGCGATGCATATTATGGGTGAGGTCAAGGGCAGCGATGCCATTATTGTTGACGATCTTATCGCTACAGGCAGTTCCCTGCTTGAGGCGGTAACCAAGCTGAAAGAGGAGGGCGCCAGGGACGTATATGCCGCGGTAACCCACGGTGTTTTGTCGGGGCCGGCGATAGAAAAAATAGATAAATGCCAGGCGTTAAAGCAACTCATGATCACCGACAGCATTCCTCTTGAGAACCATAAGAGGCATTCCAAGATAAAGGTGTTAAGCGTGGCCCCTCTTCTGGGCGAGGCGATAAAGCGTATTTACAATGAGGAGTCCATAAGCTGTTTATTCGATTGA
- a CDS encoding transketolase — translation MKHIEEKIEFLEEKARHIRRLIIDMLFKAGSGHPGGSLSSADLIAALYFEVLKHDPENPRWPDRDRFHLSKGHACPVVYAALAEAGYFKKEELWTLRELGSILQGHPDRRTPGIEAASGSLGQGLSVALGMSLAGRIDKRGYRVYVLMGDGEIQEGNIWEAAMACSHYKCDNLCAVLDYNGYQIDGRVCDVMGIEPIKEKWVSFGWNVLEIDGHNMRRIVSAFEKAARHKGAPTIIIARTTKGKGVSFMENIADFHGRAPTEEETKKALEELG, via the coding sequence TTGAAGCACATTGAAGAGAAGATAGAGTTCCTGGAAGAAAAGGCAAGGCATATCAGGCGGCTGATCATAGATATGCTGTTTAAGGCCGGCAGCGGCCATCCCGGCGGGAGCCTTTCATCGGCGGACTTGATCGCGGCATTATATTTTGAAGTACTCAAGCATGACCCTGAGAATCCCAGGTGGCCTGACAGGGACAGGTTTCATTTATCTAAAGGCCACGCCTGCCCTGTGGTTTATGCCGCCCTTGCCGAGGCAGGTTATTTCAAAAAAGAGGAACTCTGGACATTAAGGGAGTTGGGGTCTATATTGCAGGGGCATCCTGACAGGCGCACGCCCGGTATAGAGGCGGCTTCCGGTTCTCTCGGACAGGGGCTCTCAGTCGCTTTAGGCATGAGCCTCGCCGGCCGTATAGACAAGAGGGGCTACAGGGTCTATGTGCTTATGGGAGATGGAGAGATACAGGAGGGCAATATATGGGAGGCGGCAATGGCCTGCTCCCACTATAAGTGCGATAATCTCTGCGCGGTCCTTGATTATAACGGTTATCAGATAGACGGCAGGGTATGCGATGTCATGGGCATTGAGCCGATCAAGGAGAAGTGGGTAAGCTTCGGCTGGAATGTTTTAGAGATAGACGGGCATAATATGCGCCGGATCGTTTCGGCGTTTGAAAAGGCGGCGCGGCACAAAGGCGCCCCGACGATCATCATCGCCAGGACCACCAAGGGCAAAGGCGTATCCTTTATGGAGAACATCGCCGATTTCCACGGCAGGGCTCCTACCGAAGAAGAGACAAAGAAGGCGTTGGAGGAATTGGGCTGA
- a CDS encoding tetratricopeptide repeat protein: protein MRLGSDPRKVLATAAAICGLSLFFSGRGYGGQLKDIGGLSHFMMGVIYDRLDDVDKAIEEYRSSIRLEEGVAYTHVRLAADYIKQNDSQKAIEELKAVSEIDPDNIESHAILALLYTSEKKTEEAAEEYEKFLTGASKLDPDNTQIYHQLAQVYYIQKKTGQAIEAYKNILVISPDDALARFYLGSLYEEQKMHAEAEEELKRSLSLQPDSHQAMNALSYMYAEKGENLDEAEALVKKALEFEPAEGAYLDTLGWVYFKKGKLNEAVEYLKRAASLLDDPVIYDHLGDAYEASGLKDMADEAWAGALKLNPELERIKAKIEGRQIEAH from the coding sequence ATGCGTTTGGGATCTGATCCGCGCAAGGTCTTAGCCACAGCGGCGGCTATCTGTGGGTTGTCCCTGTTTTTTTCCGGTCGGGGTTATGGCGGCCAGTTGAAGGACATAGGCGGGCTGAGCCATTTTATGATGGGCGTTATATACGACCGGCTGGACGACGTAGATAAGGCAATTGAAGAATACCGGAGTTCTATCCGCCTTGAAGAGGGCGTGGCCTATACGCACGTACGCCTCGCCGCCGACTACATAAAACAGAACGATTCCCAAAAGGCCATTGAAGAGCTTAAGGCCGTATCTGAGATCGACCCTGACAACATAGAGTCCCACGCGATACTGGCACTTCTGTATACATCCGAGAAAAAAACGGAAGAAGCGGCGGAGGAATACGAAAAATTCCTGACAGGGGCCTCTAAGCTGGACCCTGATAATACCCAGATCTACCACCAGTTAGCCCAGGTGTATTACATACAGAAAAAGACAGGGCAGGCGATAGAGGCATACAAGAACATTCTGGTGATCTCCCCCGACGATGCTTTGGCCCGTTTTTATCTCGGGTCGCTCTACGAAGAACAGAAGATGCACGCGGAGGCGGAAGAGGAACTTAAAAGGTCGCTCAGCCTGCAGCCGGATTCCCACCAGGCGATGAACGCGTTGAGCTATATGTATGCCGAAAAAGGGGAAAATCTGGATGAGGCAGAGGCGCTTGTGAAGAAGGCGCTGGAATTTGAGCCGGCCGAGGGCGCGTATCTGGATACGCTGGGATGGGTTTATTTCAAGAAAGGCAAGCTCAATGAAGCGGTGGAATACCTTAAGCGCGCCGCTTCTCTTCTTGATGACCCGGTAATATATGACCATCTGGGCGACGCCTATGAGGCAAGCGGCTTAAAGGATATGGCTGATGAGGCCTGGGCCGGGGCGTTGAAACTCAACCCTGAGTTAGAGCGGATAAAGGCCAAAATAGAAGGCAGGCAAATTGAAGCACATTGA
- the hisG gene encoding ATP phosphoribosyltransferase, whose protein sequence is MKKNILKLGLPKGSLQEATFKMFNKAGFNITVGSRSYFPSINDSEIECVLLRAQEMSRYVQMGVLDCGITGEDWILENGSDVVRVSELTYAKQSLNPVRWVLAVPEESSIRSVKDLGGKSIATELVNFTTRYLKKNKVNADVEFSWGATEAKVNAGLVDAIVELTETGSSLRANKLREVCTLCTSVTQFIANKKSYKDAFKRRKMEQIALLLRGAINAEEKVGLKMNVRQSDLKKVISKLPALKKPTISSLSSGGWYAIDTVINESVVRSIIPELKKAGAEGIIEYPLNKVIL, encoded by the coding sequence ATGAAAAAGAATATTCTAAAACTGGGGCTGCCGAAGGGGAGCTTGCAGGAGGCCACCTTTAAGATGTTCAACAAGGCGGGCTTCAACATCACCGTGGGCTCGCGGTCGTATTTTCCTTCCATAAACGACAGCGAGATAGAGTGCGTGCTCTTGCGCGCGCAGGAGATGTCCCGCTACGTCCAGATGGGGGTGCTTGACTGCGGCATTACCGGAGAGGACTGGATATTGGAGAACGGCTCGGACGTTGTCCGGGTGTCGGAATTGACCTACGCCAAGCAGAGCCTCAACCCCGTAAGGTGGGTTTTAGCCGTGCCCGAAGAGTCATCCATAAGGTCCGTAAAGGACCTTGGGGGCAAGTCCATCGCCACGGAACTGGTGAATTTTACCACGCGCTACCTGAAGAAAAACAAGGTGAACGCCGACGTGGAATTCTCCTGGGGCGCGACCGAGGCAAAGGTGAATGCCGGCCTCGTGGACGCGATCGTGGAACTGACGGAGACCGGCTCGTCTTTGCGCGCGAACAAACTAAGAGAGGTGTGCACCCTATGCACTTCAGTCACGCAATTTATAGCCAATAAAAAGTCATACAAGGACGCCTTCAAGAGGCGCAAGATGGAGCAGATCGCGCTTCTTTTGCGCGGGGCGATAAACGCGGAAGAGAAGGTGGGCTTGAAGATGAACGTCAGGCAGTCAGACCTTAAGAAGGTCATATCCAAACTGCCCGCCTTGAAGAAGCCGACCATTTCTTCATTGAGCAGCGGCGGCTGGTATGCCATAGATACCGTTATAAACGAAAGCGTGGTGCGCTCTATCATACCGGAGTTGAAAAAGGCCGGCGCTGAAGGGATCATAGAGTATCCGTTGAACAAGGTGATTTTATAG
- a CDS encoding septation protein SpoVG family protein has translation MEITEVRVFLKDSPDKKLKAYATVTFDDAFVVRNIKVIEGKSGLFIAMPSRKIKQPCPKCGARNESRSKYCGECAASLPVPVRPAPGEMGNAQSEHKDIAHPITQSFRELLQKKVLEAYEQQKKSPVSASVVDDI, from the coding sequence ATGGAGATAACCGAAGTCAGAGTCTTCTTGAAGGACAGTCCGGACAAGAAACTGAAGGCATACGCGACGGTCACATTTGACGACGCGTTCGTGGTCAGGAATATAAAGGTCATTGAGGGTAAGAGCGGTTTGTTCATAGCCATGCCTTCACGCAAGATAAAACAGCCGTGCCCTAAGTGCGGCGCGAGGAACGAATCGCGCTCCAAGTACTGCGGTGAATGCGCCGCTTCCCTTCCTGTGCCGGTAAGGCCGGCCCCGGGGGAGATGGGTAATGCTCAATCAGAGCACAAAGATATAGCCCACCCCATTACGCAATCGTTCAGGGAGCTTTTACAGAAGAAGGTGCTTGAGGCATACGAGCAGCAGAAGAAGAGCCCCGTATCCGCTTCCGTGGTAGATGATATATAA
- a CDS encoding ferredoxin, producing MAKVTVDASTCVGCGLCAQACPDVFEVQADGVAHVKASGCSSCDVKEIAGQCPVNAIKVE from the coding sequence ATGGCTAAAGTAACTGTTGATGCTTCAACTTGTGTGGGATGCGGCTTGTGCGCGCAGGCCTGCCCCGATGTCTTTGAGGTGCAGGCGGACGGCGTGGCGCATGTCAAGGCGTCCGGCTGCTCAAGTTGCGACGTTAAGGAGATCGCGGGACAGTGTCCTGTCAACGCGATCAAGGTAGAGTAG
- a CDS encoding ferritin-like domain-containing protein: MGKTARAICDVSLKELLKDLNKAYCDEWLAFYLYWYMAQTVSGKAYEDMQEFLNKIAKDELEHAQELADLITKLGDVPTANPMELEKNANFPYPAPPKNTADINRIIRIVMEAEAGAIEVYNKIARKTLGKDNVTYQLVTHILSEEVDHEEMFENLLER, translated from the coding sequence ATGGGCAAGACCGCGCGTGCGATATGTGATGTAAGCTTAAAAGAGTTACTCAAGGACCTGAACAAGGCGTATTGCGACGAATGGCTGGCGTTTTATCTCTATTGGTATATGGCGCAGACGGTTTCCGGCAAGGCCTATGAAGATATGCAGGAGTTTTTGAACAAGATCGCCAAGGATGAGTTGGAGCATGCTCAGGAATTGGCCGATCTGATCACCAAGTTGGGAGATGTGCCTACGGCAAATCCCATGGAATTGGAAAAGAACGCCAATTTCCCCTATCCCGCGCCTCCCAAGAATACCGCCGACATAAACCGGATCATCCGCATTGTGATGGAGGCAGAGGCAGGGGCTATTGAGGTTTACAATAAGATCGCCAGGAAGACGCTGGGCAAGGATAACGTCACTTATCAGTTAGTCACGCACATACTGTCCGAGGAAGTTGACCACGAAGAGATGTTTGAAAACCTGTTGGAGAGGTAA
- the ispE gene encoding 4-(cytidine 5'-diphospho)-2-C-methyl-D-erythritol kinase, with translation MLSLTVDSPAKLNLFLSVGNRRKDSYHNIITLFERIDLKDRVTLRVIKEPGIEIVSENSRIPRDETNLAYRAAALLRDEFKPRAGVTINIEKRIPVAAGLGGGSSNAAAVLMALPRMWRIRISRDRLIKLGRALGADVAFFLFRAPFALGEGAGDEIKVIRDIKHRFWHVLVVPDIEVSTRSIYEKFDLVRGEKLSPERLTKARSDVKILHNTLKFKRFALISKNLKNELGEVAAGYIDGIARAKSILRKAGVGPVAVSGSGPAVFSIVKSRKEAEEIKGRLDGLKGLRVFAAKTY, from the coding sequence ATGTTGTCTCTCACCGTAGATTCGCCTGCCAAGTTGAACCTGTTTCTTTCTGTGGGCAACAGAAGGAAGGACTCCTACCATAATATAATCACCCTGTTTGAGCGCATAGACCTTAAAGACCGCGTAACCTTAAGAGTTATCAAAGAGCCCGGTATCGAGATCGTGTCTGAAAACAGCCGGATACCGCGCGATGAGACAAATCTTGCTTACAGGGCTGCCGCGCTTCTTAGGGATGAGTTTAAACCGCGGGCAGGCGTAACGATCAATATAGAGAAGCGCATACCTGTTGCGGCGGGTTTAGGGGGCGGCTCCAGCAATGCCGCGGCGGTGTTGATGGCGCTGCCGCGCATGTGGCGTATCCGGATAAGCAGGGACAGATTAATTAAATTAGGCAGGGCATTGGGGGCGGATGTCGCCTTTTTCCTTTTCCGCGCGCCTTTCGCGCTTGGTGAAGGCGCCGGTGATGAGATAAAAGTCATACGCGATATAAAACACAGGTTCTGGCATGTATTAGTTGTGCCGGATATAGAGGTTTCTACGCGCTCCATTTATGAAAAGTTTGACCTTGTTCGCGGGGAAAAATTAAGCCCCGAAAGGTTGACAAAGGCGCGCTCAGATGTTAAAATATTGCATAATACCTTGAAATTCAAGAGGTTTGCTCTCATCTCAAAAAATCTTAAGAATGAATTGGGCGAGGTCGCCGCGGGGTATATAGACGGCATAGCCAGGGCAAAAAGTATTCTTAGGAAGGCAGGGGTTGGGCCCGTAGCTGTTTCAGGCAGCGGCCCGGCCGTATTTTCAATAGTTAAGTCGAGAAAGGAGGCGGAAGAAATTAAGGGGCGGCTTGATGGGTTAAAAGGCTTAAGGGTGTTCGCGGCGAAGACCTATTAA